A portion of the Cryptomeria japonica chromosome 5, Sugi_1.0, whole genome shotgun sequence genome contains these proteins:
- the LOC131033703 gene encoding clavaminate synthase-like protein At3g21360 isoform X1 — protein MGSLDGFNGGVSDFVEGRTTEQKVIDGRLFPKVFLPANDVERANVQALVQKIRSNKAWLEDEVVKSNALLFRGFAVRSAEDFKVVVEAFGWEEQRYLGFAPRTEIVERVYTANEAPLHEQIDFHHEMALMKEWPSKLFFFCETAPPEGGETAIAPSHLIPPLMEKIVPEFVKKVKDLGLLFNITTPSQNTLNSFISKTWKTVLDTSDPEEAKKRAFEILGCMDFQCHDDETADFKFGALETIRILEKEKGQEVWFNTIAGYGQGSKNQMLRLGDESIIPIEVVKAFKHIMDEQCVNLKLKDGDVLLLNNLSVQHGRRSSKPPRRVLVSMCK, from the exons ATGGGGAGTTTAGATGGGTTTAATGGAGGTGTATCTGATTTTGTGGAAGGAAGAACAACAGAGCAGAAGGTGATTGATGGCAGACTGTTTCCCAAAGTTTTCCTGCCTGCAAATGATGTTGAGAGAGCAAATGTTCAGGCCTTGGTGCAAAAGATAAGAAGCAACAAAGCATGGTTGGAAGATGAAGTGGTGAAAAGCAATGCTCTCCTTTTTAGAGGATTTGCTGTGAGGTCTGCTGAAGATTTCAAGGTGGTTGTTGAAGCTTTTGGATGGGAAGAACAACGGTATCTTGGGTTTGCCCCAAGAACAGAAATAGTTGAGAGAGTTTACACTGCCAATGAGGCTCCCTTACATGAGCAGATTGATTTCCACCATGAGATGGCTCTG ATGAAAGAGTGGCCCTCTAAGCTGTTTTTCTTCTGTGAGACTGCACCTCCAGAAGGTGGTGAAACTGCTATAGCTCCAAGCCATCTCATTCCTCCACTTATGGAAAAAATTGTACCAGAGTTTGTAAAGAAAGTTAAGGATCTTGGGTTGCTCTTCAACATAACAACTCCAAGCCAAAATACTCTCAATTCATTCATCTCCAAAACATGGAAAACTGTGCTTGACACCTCTGATCCagaagaagcaaagaaaag GGCCTTTGAGATACTTGGTTGTATGGATTTTCAATGTCATGATGACGAGACTGCAGATTTTAAATTTGGAGCTTTAGAAACAATTAGAATATTGGAAAAAGAGAAAGGACAAGAGGTATGGTTCAACACCATAGCAGGGTATGGTCAAGGAAGTAAGAACCAAATGCTTAGGTTGGGAGATGAGTCTATTATTCCTATTGAAGTAGTGAAAGCATTCAAACACATAATGGACGAGCAATGTGTGAACTTAAAGTTAAAAGATGGTGATGTGTTGTTACTGAACAACCTTTCTGTTCAACATGGAAGGAGGTCATCTAAACCTCCCAGGAGGGTCCTAGTTTCTATGTGCAAATAG
- the LOC131033703 gene encoding clavaminate synthase-like protein At3g21360 isoform X2, which yields MGSLDGFNGGVSDFVEGRTTEQKVIDGRLFPKVFLPANDVERANVQALVQKIRSNKAWLEDEVVKSNALLFRGFAVRSAEDFKVVVEAFGWEEQRYLGFAPRTEIVERVYTANEAPLHEQIDFHHEMALMKEWPSKLFFFCETAPPEGGETAIAPSHLIPPLMEKIVPEFVKKVKDLGLLFNITTPSQNTLNSFISKTWKTVLDTSDPEEAKKRAFEILGCMDFQCHDDETADFKFGALETIRILEKEKGQEVFHCR from the exons ATGGGGAGTTTAGATGGGTTTAATGGAGGTGTATCTGATTTTGTGGAAGGAAGAACAACAGAGCAGAAGGTGATTGATGGCAGACTGTTTCCCAAAGTTTTCCTGCCTGCAAATGATGTTGAGAGAGCAAATGTTCAGGCCTTGGTGCAAAAGATAAGAAGCAACAAAGCATGGTTGGAAGATGAAGTGGTGAAAAGCAATGCTCTCCTTTTTAGAGGATTTGCTGTGAGGTCTGCTGAAGATTTCAAGGTGGTTGTTGAAGCTTTTGGATGGGAAGAACAACGGTATCTTGGGTTTGCCCCAAGAACAGAAATAGTTGAGAGAGTTTACACTGCCAATGAGGCTCCCTTACATGAGCAGATTGATTTCCACCATGAGATGGCTCTG ATGAAAGAGTGGCCCTCTAAGCTGTTTTTCTTCTGTGAGACTGCACCTCCAGAAGGTGGTGAAACTGCTATAGCTCCAAGCCATCTCATTCCTCCACTTATGGAAAAAATTGTACCAGAGTTTGTAAAGAAAGTTAAGGATCTTGGGTTGCTCTTCAACATAACAACTCCAAGCCAAAATACTCTCAATTCATTCATCTCCAAAACATGGAAAACTGTGCTTGACACCTCTGATCCagaagaagcaaagaaaag GGCCTTTGAGATACTTGGTTGTATGGATTTTCAATGTCATGATGACGAGACTGCAGATTTTAAATTTGGAGCTTTAGAAACAATTAGAATATTGGAAAAAGAGAAAGGACAAGAG GTATTTCATTGCAGGTAA